In Halalkalicoccus subterraneus, a genomic segment contains:
- the coaBC gene encoding bifunctional phosphopantothenoylcysteine decarboxylase/phosphopantothenate--cysteine ligase CoaBC encodes MLSGVNVALGVTGSIAAVKVVEIAHELRRRGANVRAVMSEGSRGIVHPWSVEFATENDVITELTGRVEHVDLCGRDGWADVLLIAPATANTVGKIASAIDDTPVTTCATTALGAGVPVVIAPAMHEPMYDHPGVLDAIERVEEWGVSFVSPRIEEGKAKIASEDAIALTTARIATPSPLSGERVVVTAGATAESVDPVRVLTNRSSGKTGREVARACYVAGANVTLIHALIGPHPLDEGSDEDPAAYAEVVRVEEGVSLSEAALAAATGADAYVSVAAISDYTVETEDQKIRSGQDLSLDLLPSPKVVDAVREEYPELPIIGFKTETSGDDEAMVEAARAIKDRVDMSFVVANDAGVMGAAETRTLFVDGGVTEHRGTKAEIGAAVARRLARTLGEASDRGEG; translated from the coding sequence ATGCTCTCGGGAGTGAACGTCGCGTTGGGTGTCACGGGATCGATCGCCGCGGTCAAGGTCGTGGAGATCGCCCACGAACTCCGCCGGCGCGGCGCGAACGTCAGGGCCGTGATGAGCGAGGGCTCTCGCGGGATCGTCCATCCGTGGAGCGTCGAGTTCGCCACCGAAAACGACGTGATCACCGAACTGACGGGGAGAGTCGAACACGTCGACCTCTGCGGGCGGGACGGCTGGGCCGACGTGTTGTTGATCGCGCCGGCCACCGCGAACACAGTGGGAAAGATCGCGAGCGCGATCGACGACACGCCCGTCACGACGTGTGCGACGACCGCCCTCGGAGCCGGGGTACCGGTCGTGATCGCCCCCGCGATGCACGAGCCGATGTACGACCATCCGGGCGTGCTCGACGCCATCGAGCGCGTCGAGGAATGGGGCGTTTCGTTCGTCTCACCGCGGATCGAGGAGGGGAAAGCGAAGATCGCGAGCGAGGACGCGATCGCGCTCACCACCGCGCGGATCGCCACGCCATCACCGCTTTCCGGCGAGCGGGTCGTCGTGACCGCCGGCGCGACCGCCGAGTCGGTCGACCCCGTGCGCGTGTTGACGAACCGGTCGTCGGGCAAAACGGGGAGGGAAGTCGCGCGCGCCTGTTACGTCGCCGGGGCGAACGTAACGCTCATCCACGCGCTGATCGGGCCCCACCCACTCGACGAAGGGTCCGACGAGGACCCCGCCGCCTACGCGGAGGTCGTACGCGTCGAGGAGGGCGTCTCGCTCTCGGAGGCCGCGCTCGCGGCCGCGACCGGGGCCGACGCGTACGTCTCGGTCGCGGCGATCAGCGACTACACCGTCGAGACTGAGGACCAGAAGATCCGCTCGGGCCAAGACCTCTCGCTCGACTTGCTTCCCAGTCCAAAGGTCGTCGACGCGGTGCGCGAGGAGTACCCCGAGCTGCCGATCATTGGGTTCAAAACCGAGACGAGCGGGGACGACGAGGCGATGGTCGAGGCCGCCCGAGCGATCAAGGATCGCGTCGACATGAGCTTCGTCGTCGCGAACGACGCGGGCGTGATGGGTGCAGCGGAGACGCGTACCCTGTTCGTCGACGGCGGGGTCACCGAGCACCGGGGAACGAAAGCCGAGATCGGCGCGGCGGTAGCGAGGCGGCTCGCACGGACCCTCGGCGAAGCCTCCGACCGGGGCGAGGGATAA
- a CDS encoding monovalent cation/H+ antiporter subunit E has translation MVPERLLVPVEQSVTFRRTVGYAVESALESEGAVELHFVAAVSTDEETPTGRRTIEDAEELLDRVRTWVDEDGDGSVAVETAVIGTDRYLFSPTDYADAFADYAEQNGIDRLLIDPEYHPGATAPMLRPLEHRLEAYGLDYEEAPVERQTRRSRLVTAGGASRFVTLFLVSFGFYLVLGDPTYPFDLATGAVSGLIVALTLDHVTFTRPPRAVRSSMRVVRFFLYVPYLLFEIVKSNLQVAAVILRPSLPIEPRMTRVRVTTPSGLPLTSLANSITLTPGTLTVRADDQDLIVHALIPATREGLFDGGLERAVRFVFYGRSAMSIASPEERGDTEILGGEES, from the coding sequence GTGGTGCCTGAGCGGCTGCTCGTGCCGGTCGAGCAGTCGGTGACGTTCCGCCGGACCGTCGGCTACGCCGTCGAATCGGCGCTCGAATCCGAAGGGGCCGTCGAACTGCACTTCGTCGCGGCGGTAAGCACCGACGAGGAGACGCCGACCGGGCGACGGACGATCGAGGACGCGGAGGAACTGCTCGATCGGGTCAGGACGTGGGTCGACGAGGACGGCGACGGATCGGTCGCCGTCGAAACGGCCGTCATCGGGACCGATCGCTACCTGTTCAGTCCGACCGACTACGCCGACGCGTTCGCCGACTACGCGGAGCAAAACGGGATCGATCGACTCCTCATCGATCCGGAGTACCATCCCGGCGCGACCGCGCCGATGCTGCGACCGCTCGAACACCGCCTCGAAGCGTACGGTCTCGACTACGAGGAGGCACCGGTCGAGCGTCAAACCCGCCGGAGCCGACTGGTCACCGCCGGGGGCGCGAGCCGGTTCGTGACGCTGTTTCTGGTCTCCTTTGGGTTCTACCTCGTGTTGGGCGATCCGACCTACCCGTTCGACCTCGCGACGGGCGCGGTCTCCGGGCTGATCGTCGCGCTCACACTCGATCACGTGACGTTTACGCGGCCCCCGCGGGCGGTTCGCTCGTCGATGCGGGTCGTCCGGTTTTTCCTGTACGTGCCGTATCTCCTCTTCGAGATCGTCAAGTCGAACCTCCAGGTCGCGGCGGTCATCCTGCGGCCCTCGCTCCCAATCGAGCCGCGCATGACTCGGGTTCGGGTGACGACCCCGAGCGGCCTGCCGCTGACGTCGCTTGCGAACAGCATCACGCTCACGCCGGGCACCCTGACCGTTCGGGCGGACGATCAGGACCTGATCGTTCACGCGCTGATCCCCGCGACCCGCGAGGGGCTCTTCGACGGCGGGTTGGAGCGGGCGGTCCGCTTCGTCTTCTACGGGCGAAGTGCCATGAGTATCGCCTCGCCCGAGGAGCGCGGCGATACGGAGATCCTCGGTGGTGAGGAGTCGTGA
- a CDS encoding cation:proton antiporter, translating into MSLVNDVFIGAAAVFVVLAIAMLYRVIKGPTMQDRVLAVNVLGTNTVVILALLAAGLEEPWFLDIALIYALLNFLMTIAISKFTVERGGII; encoded by the coding sequence GTGAGTCTCGTCAACGACGTCTTCATCGGTGCGGCGGCGGTCTTCGTCGTCCTCGCGATCGCGATGCTCTATCGCGTGATCAAGGGACCGACGATGCAGGACCGCGTGCTCGCGGTCAACGTGCTCGGGACCAACACCGTGGTGATCCTCGCGCTGCTCGCCGCGGGCCTCGAGGAGCCGTGGTTCCTCGACATCGCGCTGATCTATGCACTGTTGAACTTCCTGATGACCATCGCCATCTCGAAGTTCACCGTCGAGCGGGGTGGGATTATATGA
- the mnhG gene encoding monovalent cation/H(+) antiporter subunit G, with amino-acid sequence MIERLRVGSIVVLVAGGVFFTFVSTTGVLRLPDVYTRAHTASQADTLGAGFALAAVALALGWQPATLITVLLMFFIFITNPTAAHAIARAAYESGIEPWREDEP; translated from the coding sequence ATGATCGAACGCCTCCGCGTGGGGTCGATCGTCGTCCTCGTCGCCGGCGGGGTCTTCTTCACGTTCGTCTCGACGACGGGCGTGCTCCGCCTGCCCGACGTCTATACGCGGGCCCACACCGCCTCGCAGGCCGACACCCTCGGGGCTGGCTTCGCGCTCGCGGCGGTCGCGCTCGCGCTCGGCTGGCAGCCCGCGACCCTGATCACCGTCCTCCTGATGTTCTTCATCTTCATCACCAATCCGACGGCCGCCCACGCCATCGCCCGGGCGGCCTACGAGTCGGGGATCGAGCCCTGGCGGGAGGACGAGCCATGA
- a CDS encoding DUF4040 domain-containing protein, with translation MTPLEAALVVFVLATAVATALFRDVLSAIIVFAAYSLGMAILYTVLFAPDVAMTEAAISAGVTTILLLLTIAKTVRPPTDELFESVNVPALIAVGAFALVMGAAVLPAIPAVGDPSAIAWANPDVSQYYLQNTYAETGVQNTVAAVLAAYRGFDTFGEAVVVFGAAVAVLLVLHREVFA, from the coding sequence ATGACGCCCCTCGAAGCCGCGCTCGTCGTCTTCGTGCTCGCGACGGCGGTCGCCACGGCGCTGTTCCGGGACGTGCTCTCGGCGATCATCGTCTTCGCCGCCTACAGCCTGGGAATGGCGATCCTCTATACCGTCCTGTTCGCCCCGGACGTGGCGATGACCGAGGCCGCCATCAGCGCCGGCGTCACTACGATCCTGCTGTTGTTGACGATCGCGAAGACGGTCCGGCCGCCGACCGACGAGCTCTTCGAGTCGGTGAACGTCCCCGCGCTGATCGCGGTCGGCGCGTTCGCGCTCGTGATGGGGGCGGCGGTCCTACCGGCGATCCCCGCTGTGGGCGATCCCAGTGCCATCGCGTGGGCCAACCCGGACGTCTCACAGTACTACCTCCAGAACACCTACGCCGAGACGGGCGTACAGAACACCGTGGCGGCGGTGCTCGCCGCGTACCGTGGGTTCGACACGTTCGGCGAGGCGGTCGTCGTCTTCGGGGCGGCGGTCGCCGTGTTGCTCGTGCTCCACCGTGAGGTGTTCGCATGA
- a CDS encoding MnhB domain-containing protein, whose amino-acid sequence MSGSIDDSYVESQVIMTTVKIVTPFVLTYGLFVTFHGADAPGGGFQGGAIIGVVILMLAFAFGIEPTREWLDNRVVTGLIAGGVLAFGTIGVVPMLLGGAFLQYELLPIPHPTRYGIEGIEILGVAAIVSGTVISLFFVTAAGFATEAIAGSESTDAPRDDQPRVRGDTQTGGEE is encoded by the coding sequence ATGAGCGGCTCGATCGACGACTCCTACGTCGAGAGTCAGGTCATCATGACGACGGTGAAGATCGTCACGCCGTTCGTGTTGACCTACGGGCTGTTCGTCACCTTCCACGGTGCGGACGCCCCCGGCGGGGGTTTTCAGGGCGGGGCGATCATCGGGGTCGTGATCCTGATGCTCGCCTTTGCCTTCGGGATCGAGCCGACCCGCGAGTGGCTCGACAACCGCGTGGTCACGGGACTGATCGCCGGCGGCGTCCTCGCGTTCGGCACGATCGGGGTCGTGCCGATGCTTCTCGGGGGCGCGTTCCTCCAGTACGAGCTGCTGCCGATCCCCCATCCCACCCGCTACGGGATCGAGGGAATCGAGATCCTCGGCGTCGCGGCGATCGTTTCTGGCACCGTGATCAGCCTCTTTTTCGTGACGGCGGCGGGCTTTGCCACCGAGGCGATCGCCGGGTCCGAGAGCACCGACGCCCC